Below is a window of Pseudomonas monteilii DNA.
GCTGTACCACGGGCTGATGCTGCTCAGCGCCCTGATCCTGCTGAACCTCAGCGGCCCCTGGTGGCACCTCTGGCACACCGCGCAGACGCCGGCGGCCTACCTGACGCTGGTGCTGGCAGGCATGTCCGGGCTGTATTTCACCCAGCACTTCTTCGCTCCCTGCCAATCGGCACGCTTGAATCGGCTGCTGCAGGTCGAGATTCTGGTCGCCGGTATCAGCGGCCTGGTCCTGCTGTTCGTCGACACCTTGCCGCTGAACCTGATGACCTATGGCCTGCTGGCCCTCGGCAGCCTGAGCATGCTGGCGGTGGCGATCTACCATGGCCACCGCGGCTATGCCCCTGCCCGCCTGTTCATCGCCGCCATGCTGGTGTTTACCCTGGGCGGCCTGGTGCTGCTGCCGGCCCTGCTGGCGTTCACCCGTACGCCCATGCCCTGGTTGCTGTGCACACTGATGGGCATGACGGTGATCAGCGGCGTGCTGTTCAACATGGCCGTGGGCGAGCGCCTGCGCAAGATCAGCCTGGCGCGCATCAGCGCCAGCCGGGCCCTGGCCGCCAGCGATGCCGAAACCAATGCCAAGGCCGAGTTCCTGTCCAAGATCAGCCATGAGATCCGCACGCCGATGAACGGGGTGCTGGGCATGACCGAACTGCTGCTGGGCACACCGCTGTCGGTCAAGCAGCGCGACTACGTGCAGACCATCCACAGCGCCGGTAACGAGCTGCTGACGCTGATCAACGAGATCCTCGACATCTCCAAGCTCGAATCGCGGCAGATCGAACTCGACGACGTGCAGTTCGACCTCAACGCGCTGCTCGAGGACTGCCTGGACATCTTCCGCGCCAAGGCCGAACAGCAGGACATCGAGCTGATCAGCTTCACCCATCCCTTGGTGCCCAAGGTGATCAGCGGCGACCCGACGCGCCTGCGCCAGGCGCTGTCGAGCCTGTTGGACAACGCCCTCAAGAACACCGAGCAAGGCGAGATCCTGCTGGCGGTGGCACTCGAGCAGCGCGGCGAGTCACCACGGCTGCGTATCGCGGTGCAGGACAACGGCGCGCCGATGCCCGAGGTCGAGCGCGAGGCGCTGTTGCAGTCCGAACTGCACAGCCGGCACTTCCTGTCCGACCACGAACTGGGCGGGCATCTGGGGCTGGTCATCGCCAAGCAGCTGGTGGGGCTGATGCAGGGTGAGTTCAACATCAAGAGCACCCGTGGACTGGGCAATACCCTCTGGCTGACCCTGCCGCTCGACCCGAAGCGCCTGCAACAATCGCCGACCGACCTGGACGAGTCGCTGCGCGATGCACGGGTGCTGGTGGTGGACGACAACGAGACCTGTCGCAAGGTGCTGGTCCAGCAGTGCAGCGCCTGGGGCATGAACGTCAGTGCGGTGGCCTCGGGCAAGGAGGCCCTGGCGATGCTGCGCACCAAGGCGCACCTGCGCGACTACTTCGACGTGGTGCTGCTCGACCAGAACATGCCGGGCATGACCGGCATGCACCTGGCGGCCCGGATAAAGGAAGACCCGAGCCTGAACCATGACATCCTGGTGATCATGCTCACCGGCATCAGCAATGCCCCAAGCCGGGTGGTCGCGCGCAACGCCGGCATCAAGCGCATCCTGGCCAAGCCGGTGGCCGGCTACACACTCAAGACCACCCTGGCCGAGGAGCTGGCGCAGCGTGGCCGGGAAGCCGCCCTGCCCCTCGGCGTCGAGGGCGCCTCGGCACCGGAGCTGCCCCGCGACTTCCACATCCTGGTGGCCGAAGACAACAGCATCTCCACCAAGGTGATCCGCGGCATGCTCGGCAAGCTCAACCTGGAGCCCGACACCGCCAGCAACGGCGAGGAAGCCTT
It encodes the following:
- a CDS encoding hybrid sensor histidine kinase/response regulator is translated as MRRLRIAIVLIFSALTLLCLPPATANQGDGWAVLLDEQANLQLSDVRSDRYRHQFSPLRLNELDAALPDQALWLHYRLEPGQQERLLRIFAPDLSRLDLYALDGQAVVRQLHHGRDTTGSSPTLRSSDHVLALPNADRPLDIYLRLVSEHQLRPAITLETAAVAAAHQFQPLLFGMLFGGLVMLILHNLIRFFHSRSSTCLVLALYHGLMLLSALILLNLSGPWWHLWHTAQTPAAYLTLVLAGMSGLYFTQHFFAPCQSARLNRLLQVEILVAGISGLVLLFVDTLPLNLMTYGLLALGSLSMLAVAIYHGHRGYAPARLFIAAMLVFTLGGLVLLPALLAFTRTPMPWLLCTLMGMTVISGVLFNMAVGERLRKISLARISASRALAASDAETNAKAEFLSKISHEIRTPMNGVLGMTELLLGTPLSVKQRDYVQTIHSAGNELLTLINEILDISKLESRQIELDDVQFDLNALLEDCLDIFRAKAEQQDIELISFTHPLVPKVISGDPTRLRQALSSLLDNALKNTEQGEILLAVALEQRGESPRLRIAVQDNGAPMPEVEREALLQSELHSRHFLSDHELGGHLGLVIAKQLVGLMQGEFNIKSTRGLGNTLWLTLPLDPKRLQQSPTDLDESLRDARVLVVDDNETCRKVLVQQCSAWGMNVSAVASGKEALAMLRTKAHLRDYFDVVLLDQNMPGMTGMHLAARIKEDPSLNHDILVIMLTGISNAPSRVVARNAGIKRILAKPVAGYTLKTTLAEELAQRGREAALPLGVEGASAPELPRDFHILVAEDNSISTKVIRGMLGKLNLEPDTASNGEEALQAMQRKRYDLVLMDCEMPVLDGFSATERLRAWEAEQQRPRTPIVALTAHILSEHKDRALQAGMDGHMAKPVELSQLRELVQHWVSQRAYQAGKRTS